The nucleotide window CAGGGATAACAATATCAGCATCAACAGGACTCTCTTCTGCAAGCTTCCTACCAAATGCCTTTCTTATCTCATAAACATCTCTATTAAAAATTCTACTATCAGGCCTTGCAAAATAAATAAACTCAAAAATACATGGATGAATTTCCACCTTCTCAAATGGGTAGTAAGAAACTATCCCTTCATCTGTAATAATAATCATTTCTCCAGGCTCTATCTCACGAATAAATTCACCATCTATCAAATCAAGAGCACATGTTTCACTTACTAGTACATGGCTTGAGCGAATCCTTCCAAGTATCAAAGGCCTGAAACCAAAAGGATCCCTTAACCCTATCATCATATTTTCTGTCATAAAAATTAGAGAAAAAGCCCCTTTTAACCTTTGGACACTTTTGGAAATAGCATCAATAATATTTTTCTCATTCGACTTTGCCATCAGGTGAATTATTATTTCACTATCTGAAGTTGAGGTAAAAATTGCACCATCTGAAACAAGCTCATTACGTAAAACATCAGCATTTACAATATTCCCATTATGCACTAATGCAACAGACCCCAGATTAATATCAGCCACAATAGGTTGGGTATTTTTTAAATGATTCTCCCCTGCTGTTGAATACCTGTTGTGTCCAATGGCAATATCCCCACTTAAACGTTCAAGGATACTTCTCTTAAATATATCCGCAACAAGCCCAAGCCCCTTTTCTACCCTCAAACTTCTTCTGTCCGAACAGGCAATTCCAGCACCTTCCTGCCCCCTATGCTGCAAAGCATAAAGAGCAAGATAAACTAGATTAGCAGCATCTTTATCACCGAAAACACCAGCTATTCCACATTCTTCATGGAATTTGTCAAAAACTATTTCATCCATCTTTCAATTTCCCTTTCATACTGGTAAATTAAATCTTCAAGGTCATATAAAAGCACAACTCTTCTACCTTTTTTCACTTTAAATTCTTTCCCTCCGGTAACTCCAACTCTTTCAGTGCGTAAACCGTATTTATTCGCATATAAAAGAAATTTTTCTTCTTTAGCAGGATTAACTTCCACAAAGGCAAGTCCCTGAGTTTCACTGAAAAGATATCTAAAATCATTCATTTTATAATCAAACTGAACTTGAGCACCTATCTTATTTTTAACACACATTTCAAAAAGTGTAATAACAAGCCCACCCAATGAAACATCATGGGCACTAAGTAACAGTTCATTTTTAACAGCATCAATCATAAAGTTTATAAGTTTTATATTTTCTTCAATTTTTGGTTCAGGAACAACACCTTCATCCATATCAAGGCAATATGATAAAAACTCACTTCCTCCAATTTCACCTTTGTTCTCACCAATTAAATAAATTAAGTTCCCTTCTCCAACAAAATGGGATTCAATTCTTTTTTCCACATCATCAATAACTCCTACCATAACCACAGTAGGTGTAGGATATATCCCTTTACCATCCGTTTCATTGTAAAAACTCACATTTCCACTTACGACAGGAGTATTCAATTTTTCGCAAGCAAAACTCATCCCCTCTATAGCTTTTACAAACTGCCACATTACTTCAGGCTTTTCAGGATTACCAAAGTTTAAACAGTCTGTAATTGCAAGAGGGCGACCACCACTCATCGCTACATTTCTGGCAGCTTCAATTACAGCTATCTGACCGCCTTTATATGGATCTAGATAACAATATCTACTATTACAATCCATTGAAAGAACAATACCTTTTTTTGACCCTTTCAATCTCAAAACAGTTGCATCAGATCCAGGTAAAACAGCAGTGTTCGTTCTTACCATGTGATCATATTGCTCAAAAATCCATCTTTTAGAAGCAATATTAGGATTTGAAATCATCATTTCAAATGTTTTATCAAGATCCAAATTGGCAAAAGCAAAGTCATCATGTTTCAACTCTCTATAATATGAAGGCTCTTTATAAGGTCTATCATACACTGGGGCCTCATCACCCAGAGGTTTTGCAGGAAGTTCAGCCACCTGTTCATCTTTCCAAAACAATCTTACATAACCATCATCAGTAACCTTTCCTATAATTTCAGCATCAAGATCCCATTTATCAAATATTTCTAGTACTTTATCCTCATACCCTTTTTTTGCAACAATCAGCATCCTTTCCTGTGACTCAGAAAGCATTATTTCATAAGGTGTCATCCCTTCTTCACGACATGGAACTTTGTCAAGATAAAGCTCAACTCCAGAACCAGCTCTTGAGGCCATCTCAAAGGATGAACTTGTGAGGCCAGCAGCTCCCATATCCTGTATTCCTACAATAAAATCATTCTTCATCAATTCGAGACAAGCTTCTAAAAGTAGTTTTTCTTTAAAAGGATCCCCTATCTGCACATTTGGTCTCTTTTTTTCTGAATCTTCACCAAACTCTTCACTGGCCATCGTAGCCCCATGTATACCATCTCGACCAGTTTTTGCACCGACATAAATTACAGGATTACCAACACCTTCTGCTTTTGCTTTAAAAATCCTATCTTTTTTTACAACCCCTAAGGCAAATGCATTTACTAGAGGATTGTTCTTAAAAGAATCATGGAAAAATGTTTCACCACCAACTGTAGGAACTCCAAAACAGTTACCATACCCTGCAATTCCAGAAACAACACCTTCAAAAATATATCTGCTTTTATCATCTTTTATATTGCCAAACCTCAACCCATCCATGCAGGCAATCGGCCTTGCACCCATGGTAAAAACATCTCTCAATATACCACCAACTCCTGTAGCAGCCCCCTGATAAGGCTCAATATAAGAAGGGTGATTATGACTCTCAACCTTAAAACAAGCACATAGATCACCATCAATTTCAATTATTCCTGCATTTTCACCAGGTCCCTGAACTACCCATTCAGCCTCGGTGGGAAACTTTTTCAAATGAATTCTACTGCTTTTATAACTGCAATGTTCACTCCACATTGCAGCAAATATCCCAAGCTCAATATAATTTGGTACTCGTCCTAGTATTTCTACAGCTTTTTCGAACTCTTCTTCAGTAAGCCCCATCTCTTTCGCAACATCTACATTCACTTCTGGATAGTTAAAACTTTCATAAATTCTCATTTTTAACCCTCTTTGATAAAATCAATAATACTTTTAAAAAGATACAAACCATCTTTACTGCTAAGAATATCTTCAGCTGCTCTTTCAGGATGAGGCATCATTCCTAGCACATTACCCCTTTTATTGATTATCCCTGCAATATTCTCAATCGATCCATTTGGATTGCTCTCTTTATTGATTTCTCCATATTCATCACAATATTTGAAAACTATCTGAGAATTATTTTTTAATTCTTTCAAACCATCTTCATCTATATAATAATTCCCTTCCATGTGAGCTATAGGTATTTTTACTATTTCTCCTATAGAATATAGGCTTGTAAATGGAGTAAAACTATTTTCAACCCTTAAATATACATTTTTACATATAAACTTAAGACTTCTATTTTTTAACAGTGCACCTGGTAAAAGACCACTTTCAGTTAAAATCTGAAAACCATTACATATACCAATTACATAGCCACCCTTTTCAGCAAAATCTATAATAGTGTCCATAATGGGAGACTTACTAGCAATTGCTCCACATCTAAGATAATCACCATAAGAAAAACCGCCTGGCAAAACAATTAAATCATAATCATTAATTTCCGTATCTTTATGCCAAATAAAAGAGGTTTCTATACCGCAAACATGTTTTAACACATGATAACAATCATGGTCACAATTAGAACCGGGAAAAACTACAACTCCAGCTTTCATCTTAATCCTCTACAATCTCATAAGAAAACTCTTCAACAATAGGATTTACCAGCAACTTATTACAAAACTCTTCAATTTTTTCATTTATATTTTCAACATTATCATCCATTTCTATCTCAAATATTTTGCCAACTCTGACATTTTTAACAAATTTATAACCAAGTTTATGCAAAGAACTACAAATTGTTTGGCCTTCTGGGT belongs to Deferribacter autotrophicus and includes:
- the purQ gene encoding phosphoribosylformylglycinamidine synthase subunit PurQ, translating into MKAGVVVFPGSNCDHDCYHVLKHVCGIETSFIWHKDTEINDYDLIVLPGGFSYGDYLRCGAIASKSPIMDTIIDFAEKGGYVIGICNGFQILTESGLLPGALLKNRSLKFICKNVYLRVENSFTPFTSLYSIGEIVKIPIAHMEGNYYIDEDGLKELKNNSQIVFKYCDEYGEINKESNPNGSIENIAGIINKRGNVLGMMPHPERAAEDILSSKDGLYLFKSIIDFIKEG
- the purF gene encoding amidophosphoribosyltransferase; the protein is MVFDKFHEECGIAGVFGDKDAANLVYLALYALQHRGQEGAGIACSDRRSLRVEKGLGLVADIFKRSILERLSGDIAIGHNRYSTAGENHLKNTQPIVADINLGSVALVHNGNIVNADVLRNELVSDGAIFTSTSDSEIIIHLMAKSNEKNIIDAISKSVQRLKGAFSLIFMTENMMIGLRDPFGFRPLILGRIRSSHVLVSETCALDLIDGEFIREIEPGEMIIITDEGIVSYYPFEKVEIHPCIFEFIYFARPDSRIFNRDVYEIRKAFGRKLAEESPVDADIVIPVPDSGIVATLGYSEYSGIPYEMGLIRNHYVGRTFIEPAQSIRHFGVKLKLNPVKSVIAGKRIVVVDDSIVRGTTSRKIVKMLKEAGAKEVHMRISSPPTKFPCFYGIDTPTRSELIASTHTIEEIRKYITADSLAYLSLEGMLDCVENSSFCHACFSGAYPTLHKDGNGYNPKSEV
- the purS gene encoding phosphoribosylformylglycinamidine synthase subunit PurS; translated protein: MSKVKVYVKLKDTVLDPEGQTICSSLHKLGYKFVKNVRVGKIFEIEMDDNVENINEKIEEFCNKLLVNPIVEEFSYEIVED
- the purL gene encoding phosphoribosylformylglycinamidine synthase subunit PurL yields the protein MRIYESFNYPEVNVDVAKEMGLTEEEFEKAVEILGRVPNYIELGIFAAMWSEHCSYKSSRIHLKKFPTEAEWVVQGPGENAGIIEIDGDLCACFKVESHNHPSYIEPYQGAATGVGGILRDVFTMGARPIACMDGLRFGNIKDDKSRYIFEGVVSGIAGYGNCFGVPTVGGETFFHDSFKNNPLVNAFALGVVKKDRIFKAKAEGVGNPVIYVGAKTGRDGIHGATMASEEFGEDSEKKRPNVQIGDPFKEKLLLEACLELMKNDFIVGIQDMGAAGLTSSSFEMASRAGSGVELYLDKVPCREEGMTPYEIMLSESQERMLIVAKKGYEDKVLEIFDKWDLDAEIIGKVTDDGYVRLFWKDEQVAELPAKPLGDEAPVYDRPYKEPSYYRELKHDDFAFANLDLDKTFEMMISNPNIASKRWIFEQYDHMVRTNTAVLPGSDATVLRLKGSKKGIVLSMDCNSRYCYLDPYKGGQIAVIEAARNVAMSGGRPLAITDCLNFGNPEKPEVMWQFVKAIEGMSFACEKLNTPVVSGNVSFYNETDGKGIYPTPTVVMVGVIDDVEKRIESHFVGEGNLIYLIGENKGEIGGSEFLSYCLDMDEGVVPEPKIEENIKLINFMIDAVKNELLLSAHDVSLGGLVITLFEMCVKNKIGAQVQFDYKMNDFRYLFSETQGLAFVEVNPAKEEKFLLYANKYGLRTERVGVTGGKEFKVKKGRRVVLLYDLEDLIYQYEREIERWMK